In Gadus morhua chromosome 2, gadMor3.0, whole genome shotgun sequence, the DNA window gctctggggacgtggaacgtcaccttgctgtggggaaaggaaccggagcttgtgagggaggtggagcgctatcagttagaactggtggggcttacctccacgcacagtctcagctctggtaccgtactcctggataagggttggactctattcttctccggagtggccgagggcgtgaggcgccgggcgggtgtggggatactcataaatccccggctgagcgccgcggtgttggagtttaccccggtagacgagagggtcgcctccctgcgcctaagggttgtaggggggaaaactctgactgttgtttgtgcgtatgcaccaaacagcagctcagagtactcggccttcttggagaccctgaatggagtcctgtatggggctccagtaggggactccgtagttctgctgggagacttcaacgcccacgtgggcaacgatggagacacctggagaggcgtggtggggaggaacggcctccctgatctaaacccgagtggtcgtttgttattggacttctgtgctagtcatggattatccataacaaacaccatgttcgaacataagggtgctcataagtgtacctggtaccagagtaccctaggccgaagatcgatgatcaatttcgtgatcgtgtcatctgatctgaggctgcatgttttggacactcgggtaaagagaggggcggaactgtcaaccgaccaccatctggttgtgagttggatcagggaatgggggaaatttccggatagacctggtaagccaaaacgagtagtgcgggtgaactgggaacgtctggaggaggcccccgtcctaggtatcttcaactcacacctccggcggagcttttctggcattcctgtggaggttgggggcattgagccggagtgggcggtgttcaaatgctccattgctgaagctgcggtggctagctgtggcctcagggtcttaggctcctcaaggggcggtaaccctcggacaccatggtggacaccggtggtcagggaagccgtccgactgaagaaggaggccttccgggatatgatatcctggaggactcctgactcggttgcagggtaccgacaggctcgaagggctgcagcggcttccgtgtcggaggctaagcagcaggtgtgggagaagttcggagaggccatggagaaggactttcggtcggcaccaaagtgtttctggaagactatccggcacctcaggagggggaaacggggaaccatccaagctgtgtacagtaaggatgggactctgttgaccacaactgaggaggtcgtcggacgttggaaggaacactttgaggaactcctgaatccgaataacacgccctctatgttggaggcagagctcgaggttgatggtgtttcgtcgtcaatttccctggtggaggtcactgaggtagtcaaacatctccgcagtggcaaagccccagggattgatgagatccagccagaaatgctaaaggctctgggtgttgaggggctgtcatggttgacacgcctattcaacatcgcgtgggagtcgggtacagtgccaaaggagtggcaaaccggggtggtggttcccctgttcaaaaagggggaccagagagtgtgtgccaattaccggggtatcacacttctcagcctccctggtaaagtctactccaaggtgctggaaaggagggttcggccgatcgtcgaacctcagattgaagaggaacaatgcggttttcgccccggacgtggaactacggaccagctcttcactctcgcaaggatcctggagggggcctgggagtatgcccatccggtctacatgtgttttgtggatctggagaaggcgtatgaccgggtcccccgggagaaactgtgggaggtgctgcgggagtatggggtaagggggtctatcctcagggccatccaatctttgtactcccaaagcgagagctgtgttcgtgttctcggcagccagtcagtttcgttctcagtgggtgctggtctccgccagggctgcgccttgtcaccaatcctgtttgtgatatacatggacaggatatcgaggcgtagtcgtggtggggaggggttgcagttcggtggtctgaggatctcgtcactgctttttgcagatgatgtggtcctcattggatcatcggcctgtgaccttcagcactcactggatcggctggcggccgagtgtgaagcggctgggatgaggatcagcaccgctaaatctgaggccatgactcttagcaggaaaccggtggattgcctactccgggtaggaaatgagtccttagcccaagtgaaggagttcaactacctcggggtcttgttcgcgagtgagggtactatggagcgtgagattggccggagaatcggagcagcgggggcggtattgcgttcgctttaccgcaccgttgtaacgaaaagagagctgagccgcaaggcaaagctctcgatctaccggtcgatcttcgttcctatcctcacctatggtcatgagggctgggtgatgaccgaaaggacgagatcgcgggtacaagcggccgagatgagttttctcagaagggtggctggcgtctccgttagggatagggtgagaagctcagccatccgtgaggaactcggattagagccgctgctcctttacttagaaaggagtcagctgaggtggttcgggcatctggtaaggatgcccactgggcgccttccttgggaggtgtttcaggcacgtccagtggggaggagacctcggggaagacccaagactaggtggagagattatatctcaacactggcctgggaacgcctcgggatccccccgtcagagctggtcaatgtggcccgggaaagggaagtctggggccccctgcttgagctgctccccccgcgacctgaccccggataagcggatgacgatgaggatgaggatgagggcctatgccattgcaaatcataggctagattcacctgaaattattcaaatggatgcttacaacttaccacattgaataatatttttatatttttatttttgacttggccccatgttcgtaggagcgcccactaatatctatattaaagcacccataaagtagcatgccatgggacctttaaatcaCAACTCTTTTGAATCACGGTAAGAAGAGGCAGCCTGGTTGGTCTTGTATATTTTGTAACTTTTTTGAAATGCGGGTGAATGTTATACCTGTATACATTGTTTCAGGGGATAGGATGTTAATGTGGTGGTATAGAATAATCTCTgtccgttttatttattttagtggGCTACGTGCAAGGGCTCAAAATCCAACCAAGGCCATTTGAACGCATTTAACAATTCAAGTGCCCGATGCTTTTTCAATAAAGGCctcatttaaattaaataaaacgaAATGTAATCGACGTCAACGTTTTATATGTATGTTTCACTACACTTCGGCTCCGAATTTCACGCTTCATTTAAATGGCAATATCAAATAATTAGGCTACCTGTTCGAAGTAGTCTGACAAAGTTGGCACCCACAGTGAGAGGTCCGAGTAAGCTACGGTGTGCTGTTAAAGTGAAAGACAAGTTACAATCTCTTCCCCAGGCGCAGCGACCAACAGCGCCCCACCCTTTTGGAAGACATGTGACTTATTGTAAACGCTGGAAACGAGCGAGTTCAACTAATGGTCACTCAGCAGCCAGTCACTCATAAATTAATTCCTTaataaatattaagttaacctAATGAATAAATGAAGTGTATGACTAGTCCTATGGGTCCTATGGGTGCATTTGAACGCATTTAACAATTCAAGTGCCCGAGGCTTTTTCTATAAAGGCcttatttaaattaaataaaactaaaTGTATTTTACGTCAACGTTTTATATGTATGTTTCACTACACTTAGGCTCCAAATTTCACGCTTCAATTTAAATGGCAATATCAAATAATTACCTGTTCGAAGTAGTCCGACAAAGTTGGCACCCAAATGTGAGAGGTCCGAGTACTGTGCTGTTAAAGTGAAAGACAAGTTACAATCTCTTCCCCAGGCGCAGCGACCACTAGCGCCCCACCCTTTTGGCAAGACATGTGACTTTTTGTAAACGCGGAAACGAGTGAGTCAACTAATGGGCCGTTTATCAGGctgtttctcaattcctagcacgcgtgctacggactcgatgacttgcaagcacgtacttggcaagtccgtacttcaagcacagacttgcgagcacgcgagtacgtagcctacctgcaattggaacagcagcggactcgatgacgtcaccacctctgctcgtccgttaactgtgctactgCCTCATTtgggcatatactactgaacaatataaacaaatgatatgaaacaaaatcccagcctctttcattttcaaatagtatgtaaatattctgaatgaatactGAAGGAGGCTGCATCCATCAAGGCCACAAATCGGGAGCTGGAGGCGTGGCTGACAGCAGTGGACAAGTCGGGTCTGCCTGGTAAATTTAAGGCCTGGATTTACCAGCATGGTGTTCTCCCCAGGATTTTGTGGCCCCTGCTTGTTTACGAGTTCCCAATAACAACAGTACAGGGCTTCGAGAGGAGGATCAGCCGTTACCTTCGTAGATGGCTGGGCCTGCCACGAAGCCTGAGTAGCATCGCTCTATACGGGCACAACAACAAACTGAAGCTCCCCTTTAGCAGCCTGAATGAGGAGTTCATGGTAACCCGTGCAAGAGAGGTGCTGCAGTACAGGGAATCCAGTGATCCAAAGGTCTCCCAGGCTGGCATCGAAGTCAGGACTGGAAGGAAGTGGAGGGCGCAGGAAGCAGTCGAGCAGGCGGAGTCACGCTTGCGTCACAGCGTGCTGGTCGGCCCAGTGGCATCTGGACGAGCAGGGCTTGGTAGCGTTGCAACCACACGCTACGACAAAGCCCTGGGCAAAGACAGACGCCGATTGGTCCAAGAGGAAGTGAGAACTGGCGTGGAGGAACTGCGTGCTAGCCAGATGGTGGGGATGCGACAGCAAGGCGCATGGACGAGATGGGAACAGGCAGTGGACCGCAAGATCTCCTGGTCTGAGCTTTGGCAAGCTGAGCCTTACCGGATCAAGTTCCTGATTGCGTCCGTCTATGACGTCTTGCCCAGCCCATCCAACCTCTTCTGCTGGGGCAAGGTTGACGCACCATCATGTCCTTTGTGCCTCAGAAGGGGAACGCTAGAGCACATCCTCAGCTGTTGCTCCAAAGCCCTGGGAGAAGGACGCTACACTTGGCGCCACGACCAGGTGCTGAAGGCGATAGCAGAAACCATCTTCACCAGCATCACCCAGAACAAGCCTCTCCGACCAGCAAGGCAGGCGATTGCTTTCATTCGAGCAGGGGAGAAGCCTAAGCCCAAGCCAAGGGGGGCAGCGGGACTCCTTGGAACCGCACCGGACTGGCAGATGAAGGCCGACCTGGGGAAGCAGCTCAGATTCCCAGAGCACATCGTGGAAACCAGCCTGAGACCAGACATAGTTCTGTTCTCAGATTCAACCAAACAGGTGGTCCTACTGGAGCTGACAGTTCCCTGGGAGGAGCGCATGGAAGAGGCCAATGAGAGGAAGCGTGCCAAGTATGCCAACTTAGTGGAGGAGTGCCACAGACGGGGGTGGCGTGCCCGGTGTGTGCCAATAGAGGTGGGCTGTAGAGGCTTTGCAGCGCGATCTCTCTGCAAAGCATACAGCATGCTTGGAGTCACAGGTGCACGTCAGAGAAAGGCCATCAAGACCACCACAGAGGCAGCTGAGAAGGCCTCTAGATGGCTGTGGATCAAGAGGGGCGATCCGTGGGTACATGCTACTTAGACACAAGTTGGGACTTGATCAATCCCGGCTGGGTCGCCTGGTTGAGGGTGTATGATGTTGCGAGACACGAAACACCCAATGACCCCAGGTTCCATCACTGATGATGTGTCTAAGTGCATCAATAGATGTATATTaaactactgaacaatataaacaaatgatatgaaacaaaatcccagcctctttcattttcaaatagtatgtaaatattctgaatgaatacaaattgaaaagatatgcatGTCCTATCCTTtcttttaactttttcattTATATGCTGGAATAACAGTCTGTCAGTGAAGGACATGAATAGTTTAAATAAAATTGTGAAGATCTGCTCTAAGATCACTGGCATCCAGCTCAAGAGCATAAATTCATTGTGGAACAAACAAGCAGTCCAGAAAGCTAAATGCATTATCAGTCAGCCTGACCATGTCCTCAGTAAAGAATTTAAACGAATGCCTTCAGGGCGGCGCTACTGTTCAATCAGGACAAGAACTCCCACTCTTTTATCCCTGCAACCATCAGGTTACTAAATGATGACAAAAGTCAGGAGTAGGTGGAGAGCACACCAGTGTTGTTTCCGGGGGCAGGGTGGTTGTTACTGACAGGCTGAAATGAATTGtgagttaaatgtgtgtgttggactgcctttgatatatgtttttgtctacctcctattgctatttattgtatttattaagtaaTTTATTATGTGAGACTGGAAACTGTGAACGAAATTGCCCATTTtaggataaataaagtttttctaatctaatctaatgtgtatatacacacacgactttatatatatatatttatatcttatcttatattattattattattatattatatatttaataaatatatatataagttaagagtaacttaaaggtcccatgacatgaaaatctcactttgtgaggttttctaacataaatatgagttcctctagcctgcctatggtcccccagtggctaaaacttgcgtttggtgtaaaactagcactagctgttctgctcgcctttgaaaaaacggaggctcaagcgcgctgatttggaatgtctgttgtcatgacgtcatcaggaatctcagctcctccccttactctgcctggcccgcccagagacgttggcccgccaatgagactcgaccgtgcgagcgccacgtgtgtgtgtgtgtgtgtgtgtgtgtgtgtgtgtgtgtgtgtgtgtgtgtgtgtgtgtgtgtgtgtgtgtgtgtgtgtgtgtgtgtgtgtgtgtgtgtgtgtgtgtgtgtgtgtgtgtgtgtgtgtgtgtgtgtgtgtgtgtgtgtgtgtgtgtgtgtgtgtgtgtgtgtgtgaatagtaATACACAcgctgtaacgcaagtgtttcttgtcggttctttgattTGTCTtatatttccacaacgagagactgtcgtgggggttatctaagccatggttgagaaggaattgggggaaaggaactttggtttgacttgctgaagtagcctacatgaactgcgacatgccgccggttgccgcgaggcaccatcgcccggcagcgggcagccagcagcaggcagcgcgcggttcagtcgacttcaggttgatgtgaaagtggaagaaccagagacgtcgcagaacccgacaaagtcgtttgtgattcataatatcgtctggactGGCGCACACAAtctgttatatgatatagatatctatgtattatatgatattatttagatatagagctccaggactgtaacgcaagtggtgtacacttccttgttatttggataaccgttctgctgttggtgtgatggcgcataacacgtcggactctcgtctctggtatttctacaacgagactcgtattgggggttatctcagccaaggttgagaatgaattggggggaaggaactttggctttgactccctcaagaacatgaaccacgacaaggaggagaaagggatctttgccgggcagcgcttatgcacctccgcctccggcggtggtccctcagcggggctcaagcgggagactttcgccgccaacaatccctttctcctccatgtcgtggttcatgttcttgagggagtcaaagccaaagttccttccccccaattcatacAATTGGTAcagcattttctgcaggaattGCACTTTCTAGTTAAGTTATATCATTaagttaaaggagacatattataccaccaggtgttatctgccccatatgacatcactagtgggcttTTCCACCTAGacctgtgctggatagatcagtctaccagcctaccctgtggactgaagtaaacgttgctcatctatctagcagattttcgaaacggcttgtaaggctaat includes these proteins:
- the LOC115533312 gene encoding uncharacterized protein LOC115533312, with protein sequence MTSCPAHPTSKALGEGRYTWRHDQVLKAIAETIFTSITQNKPLRPARQAIAFIRAGEKPKPKPRGAAGLLGTAPDWQMKADLGKQLRFPEHIVETSLRPDIVLFSDSTKQVVLLELTVPWEERMEEANERKRAKYANLVEECHRRGWRARCVPIEVGCRGFAARSLCKAYSMLGVTGARQRKAIKTTTEAAEKASRWLWIKRGDPWVHAT